From one Phocaeicola salanitronis DSM 18170 genomic stretch:
- a CDS encoding ASCH domain-containing protein, producing the protein MKVLLSIKPEFVERIFDGSKKYEYRKMLFKRNDINVVVIYASAPVKRVVGEFRIKDIFSESVDVLWERTKEYSGISREYYLSYFQHKNIANAIEIGKIKKYKKMKMLSDYNIAQAPQSFCYISD; encoded by the coding sequence ATGAAAGTTTTATTATCAATTAAACCTGAATTCGTAGAGAGGATTTTTGATGGGAGTAAAAAGTATGAATATCGTAAAATGTTGTTCAAAAGAAATGATATAAATGTGGTTGTTATCTATGCATCTGCTCCAGTCAAACGCGTTGTTGGTGAATTTAGGATAAAAGATATATTTTCGGAAAGTGTAGATGTTTTATGGGAGAGAACAAAAGAATATTCTGGTATATCGAGAGAATATTATTTGTCATATTTCCAACATAAAAATATTGCAAATGCAATAGAAATAGGTAAGATTAAAAAATATAAAAAGATGAAAATGCTCTCTGACTATAATATTGCCCAGGCACCACAATCTTTTTGTTATATATCAGATTAG
- a CDS encoding type I restriction endonuclease subunit R, translating into MNKTNEQAFEALIEKALVGTTLEERQQTGVNDIDAQSPDLDKYYWGLLKDMSDKKYAFDMRRLWSFLRTTQQNIIDEYKGKNIENELPKQLSKAIDTFGIIEVLRKGVDIDNIHVTMFYPKPSPADSQLSKEKYIQNQFSVTRQQTFSVSNPGLEIDMVLYVNGLPLFTFEFKNPWTHQTAKYDGQKQYREERNPKETLLKFGRCLAHFTMDKNEVYFTTKLNSGKTFFMPFNQGLPNGQGAGNPVNPNGGYKTAYMWEKVLQKDIVADIIMNYVLFDYGEAKTQKKVPHIMSNAKKLIFPRFHQLDVVSKLIVDVAKFGVGKTYLIEHSAGSGKSNSITWLAYKLIDVCPVTMDAVRAKTLDSRLYDSVIVVTDRRLLDKQITDNIKAFGKSEKIVAHADTSKDLKKAIEDGKRIIVTTIQKFPYICDSISDVSEHNFAIIIDEAHSSQSGIAADSVNKTIQKDMDCEGADTDELLEKLMKDRKMSTNCSYFAFTATPKKETLERFGSEDKDGKFHPFHLYSMKQAIEEGFILDVLSNYTTYKSYYELTKSIEDNPEYNNEKAQKLLRRAVEREPRTIEAKAEIMLTHFDAKIFRNHKLKGKAKALVVTKDIECAILYYKALQKLVEARKLPYKILIAFSGEKQIIDKSIGYDTPIYNTNNIQAAEPYGDYYVTRRYTEAEMNGFPDTQTAEKFESDDYRILVVANKYLTGFDQPKLCAMYIDKPLDGVLAVQALSRLNRAAPDLGKLSEDLFILDFYNKIEDIKEAFDPFYTATTLSEATNVNVLHELKATLLGMCVFNMDEVNEFIDLYIRGEEADKWAPIIDVAAQRFNSEIEWAENGKADFKMKCKQFVKVYSKAAAIMSYEVKDWEKLFWFLRFLIPELYIEPNGGNDIKDLLDYVDLNTYGLRRTVLNETIKLDAGETVIDPNKPIMVNAGGEDDEPKDPLDIILKDFNERWFKGWDATPDDQKAKLISITKAVTEDEDYQTLVVGNPDKQAVDEAMATIIDRIIRKNVKVICLYTRNINRTMVLNIICVI; encoded by the coding sequence ATGAACAAGACAAACGAACAAGCTTTTGAAGCTTTGATAGAAAAGGCGCTTGTTGGCACAACATTAGAAGAACGTCAACAAACAGGTGTTAATGATATTGATGCACAGTCTCCAGACTTAGATAAATATTATTGGGGGCTGCTGAAGGATATGTCCGACAAGAAGTATGCTTTTGATATGCGTCGTTTGTGGTCGTTCTTGAGGACAACCCAACAAAATATTATAGATGAATATAAAGGAAAAAACATTGAAAACGAACTTCCTAAGCAACTTTCGAAAGCAATTGATACATTTGGTATTATTGAGGTACTAAGGAAAGGTGTAGATATAGATAATATTCATGTCACAATGTTTTATCCGAAACCATCGCCTGCCGATAGTCAATTATCAAAAGAAAAATATATTCAAAACCAATTCTCCGTGACCCGTCAGCAGACCTTTTCTGTTAGTAATCCAGGCTTGGAGATTGATATGGTGTTGTATGTAAATGGTTTGCCGTTATTTACATTCGAATTCAAAAATCCATGGACACATCAGACTGCCAAATATGATGGTCAAAAGCAATATAGGGAAGAACGGAATCCAAAGGAAACACTTTTGAAATTCGGTCGTTGTCTTGCCCATTTTACAATGGATAAGAACGAAGTATATTTCACCACTAAATTGAATTCGGGCAAAACATTTTTTATGCCGTTCAATCAAGGTCTGCCCAATGGACAGGGAGCAGGAAATCCAGTTAATCCTAATGGAGGATATAAAACCGCATATATGTGGGAGAAGGTCTTGCAAAAAGATATTGTGGCAGACATAATTATGAATTATGTGCTATTTGATTATGGTGAAGCAAAGACTCAAAAGAAGGTCCCTCATATAATGTCCAATGCCAAAAAACTTATATTTCCACGTTTTCATCAGCTTGATGTAGTTAGTAAATTGATTGTAGATGTAGCGAAATTTGGCGTTGGTAAAACTTATTTGATTGAACATTCGGCCGGTTCAGGAAAATCAAATTCAATAACCTGGTTGGCATACAAACTTATAGATGTTTGTCCTGTTACGATGGATGCTGTTCGTGCAAAGACACTAGATTCGCGTTTATATGATTCTGTGATCGTCGTTACAGACCGTAGATTGTTGGACAAGCAGATAACAGACAATATTAAGGCTTTTGGTAAGAGTGAAAAAATTGTGGCTCATGCTGATACTTCCAAAGACCTAAAAAAGGCCATTGAAGATGGAAAGCGAATAATTGTTACAACTATCCAGAAATTCCCTTATATATGTGATTCTATATCAGATGTGAGCGAACATAATTTTGCTATTATCATTGACGAGGCACATAGTTCGCAGTCTGGTATAGCTGCTGATAGTGTGAATAAAACAATTCAGAAGGACATGGATTGTGAAGGGGCAGATACAGACGAACTTTTGGAAAAACTGATGAAAGATCGTAAAATGAGTACAAACTGTTCTTACTTTGCATTTACAGCAACTCCAAAGAAGGAAACGCTTGAAAGATTTGGTTCAGAGGATAAAGACGGAAAATTCCATCCATTCCATCTTTATAGCATGAAGCAGGCTATTGAAGAAGGATTTATTCTTGATGTGTTGTCTAACTATACGACATATAAAAGTTATTATGAACTGACAAAAAGTATTGAGGATAATCCTGAATATAATAATGAAAAAGCCCAAAAGTTGCTCCGCAGAGCTGTAGAGCGAGAACCTAGAACTATAGAAGCCAAGGCTGAGATTATGCTGACACATTTTGATGCTAAGATATTCCGTAATCATAAGCTGAAAGGAAAGGCGAAAGCTCTGGTGGTAACTAAAGATATTGAGTGTGCGATTTTATATTATAAGGCACTCCAGAAGTTGGTGGAGGCAAGGAAACTTCCTTATAAGATATTGATAGCATTTTCTGGAGAGAAACAGATTATAGACAAAAGCATTGGATATGATACTCCAATATATAATACAAATAACATACAAGCTGCAGAACCTTATGGAGATTATTATGTGACACGTCGCTACACCGAGGCAGAAATGAATGGATTTCCTGATACTCAAACAGCTGAAAAATTCGAGTCAGATGATTATCGTATTTTGGTCGTTGCCAACAAATATCTGACAGGATTTGACCAACCGAAGTTGTGTGCTATGTATATTGATAAGCCTTTAGATGGCGTGTTGGCTGTTCAAGCTTTATCACGTCTAAATCGGGCAGCTCCTGACCTGGGTAAGCTTAGCGAAGATTTATTTATTCTCGACTTCTATAATAAAATAGAAGATATAAAAGAAGCTTTTGACCCTTTTTATACTGCCACAACTTTATCAGAAGCTACAAATGTGAATGTACTTCATGAATTAAAAGCTACATTGCTTGGAATGTGTGTATTCAATATGGACGAAGTGAATGAGTTCATCGATTTGTATATTCGTGGAGAAGAAGCTGACAAATGGGCTCCTATTATTGATGTTGCTGCACAACGATTTAATTCAGAAATTGAATGGGCTGAAAATGGGAAAGCTGATTTTAAGATGAAATGCAAGCAATTTGTTAAGGTTTATTCCAAAGCAGCTGCTATTATGAGTTATGAAGTCAAGGATTGGGAAAAATTATTCTGGTTTTTACGTTTCCTAATACCTGAACTTTATATTGAACCCAATGGCGGTAATGATATAAAAGACTTGCTTGATTATGTCGATTTAAATACATATGGCTTACGTCGTACCGTTTTGAATGAGACAATTAAGCTTGATGCTGGAGAAACGGTAATTGACCCTAACAAACCTATAATGGTAAATGCTGGAGGAGAAGATGATGAGCCTAAAGATCCATTGGATATAATTCTTAAAGATTTTAATGAACGATGGTTTAAAGGATGGGATGCTACGCCTGATGATCAGAAAGCAAAATTGATAAGCATTACAAAAGCTGTAACGGAGGATGAAGATTATCAGACTCTTGTTGTGGGTAATCCTGATAAGCAGGCTGTCGATGAAGCAATGGCTACTATAATCGATCGAATTATCCGAAAAAACGTAAAGGTGATATGTCTTTATACAAGGAATATCAACAGAACGATGGTTTTAAATATAATCTGCGTAATCTGA
- a CDS encoding relaxase/mobilization nuclease domain-containing protein, with product MIGKIVKGTSFSGCVNYVLKEDKSRLLKAVGVYGSPEEIAEQFELQTLLNDKVKNTVGHISLSFSAEDEDRIRDDDGLMLKIAHDYMKLMGIENTQFIIARHTNRDHPHCHIVYNRVDNDGRTISDKNDRYRNEKVCKMLTARYRLHFAEGKEHVNFMRLRRHDKVKYFIYHALKREVPNARSWSELRLALRKYGIDTQWKLSRTTGEMQGVKFTCDQLTFSGSKIDRKFSFLNIDQELRYNALSATMNQRQAQAETIREEPRHEYQQENHSGITLGLFTPSPTDYDTEEAIQTNRLKKKKKKPKRKRGFSL from the coding sequence ATGATAGGTAAAATTGTCAAGGGCACATCGTTTTCCGGGTGCGTAAACTATGTGCTGAAAGAAGATAAGTCACGCCTGCTAAAAGCAGTTGGTGTCTACGGTTCACCCGAAGAAATAGCGGAACAATTCGAGTTGCAGACTTTACTGAACGACAAGGTCAAGAACACGGTCGGTCATATATCATTGAGCTTCTCCGCAGAAGACGAAGACCGCATCCGTGACGATGATGGGCTGATGCTAAAGATCGCTCACGACTATATGAAGCTGATGGGAATCGAGAACACACAGTTCATCATCGCCCGGCATACTAACCGTGACCATCCGCATTGTCACATCGTTTACAACCGGGTGGATAATGACGGCCGCACCATCAGCGACAAGAATGACCGCTACCGGAACGAAAAGGTCTGCAAGATGCTGACAGCCCGTTATCGTTTGCATTTTGCCGAAGGAAAAGAGCATGTCAATTTCATGCGATTGCGTCGTCATGACAAGGTAAAGTATTTTATCTATCATGCCTTGAAACGAGAAGTTCCGAACGCACGAAGTTGGAGTGAGCTGCGACTGGCCTTACGGAAGTACGGAATTGATACGCAATGGAAGCTAAGTCGCACGACCGGAGAGATGCAAGGTGTCAAGTTCACATGTGACCAACTGACCTTTAGCGGTTCCAAGATTGACCGCAAGTTCAGTTTCCTGAACATCGATCAGGAATTGAGATATAACGCTCTTTCTGCTACCATGAACCAGCGTCAGGCACAGGCAGAAACCATACGCGAGGAACCTCGGCATGAATATCAGCAGGAGAATCATTCCGGTATTACTCTTGGACTGTTCACTCCCTCTCCTACGGATTATGATACGGAGGAAGCGATACAGACCAACCGGCTTAAAAAGAAGAAAAAGAAACCGAAACGCAAGCGAGGTTTCAGTCTATAA
- a CDS encoding restriction endonuclease subunit S: MMERYSEYKDSGVQWLGKIPSHWEVKRLASCFTERKVKVSDKEFDPLSVTKNGIYPQLENVAKTNDGDNRKLVLSGDFVINSRSDRKGSSGVAKQDGSVSLINIVLKPRKNIYPDFCNYLLKCYSFIEEYYRNGRGIVADLWTTRYDEMKTIKISVPLLNEQKAIVRYLNKVTSKIDEAIAQQQKMIDLLNERKQIIINNAVTKGLNPDVPMKNSGVEWIGKIPKHWTTIRLGYCAWIRARLGWKGLKSDEYVDNGYPFLSAFNIVNNKLDWNKLNYINKFRYEESPEIKLRIGDILLVKDGAGIGKCARVDSLPLGEATANGSLAFITANERVYYKFLHYYIISNSFNKYKDLLITGMGVPHLTQGEIKNMMLPIPPLNEQYIIVQRLDKNINVIDNILEHYLQQITFLQERKRIIINDVVTGKVKVS; this comes from the coding sequence ATGATGGAAAGATATAGTGAATACAAGGATAGTGGTGTACAGTGGCTTGGGAAAATTCCAAGTCACTGGGAAGTAAAACGTCTTGCGAGTTGTTTTACAGAACGAAAAGTAAAGGTTTCAGATAAAGAGTTTGATCCACTTTCTGTTACAAAGAATGGCATTTACCCTCAGCTTGAAAATGTTGCCAAAACAAATGATGGTGATAATCGGAAGCTTGTTCTCTCTGGTGATTTTGTTATTAATAGTCGTTCTGACAGAAAAGGATCGAGTGGAGTTGCTAAACAAGATGGATCCGTCTCACTTATTAATATAGTCCTAAAGCCACGAAAAAATATTTATCCTGATTTTTGTAATTATCTACTTAAATGTTATTCTTTTATCGAAGAATATTATAGAAATGGACGTGGTATAGTAGCAGATCTTTGGACTACACGTTATGATGAGATGAAGACCATAAAAATATCTGTACCTTTATTAAATGAGCAAAAAGCCATTGTTAGATATTTAAATAAAGTTACATCAAAGATTGATGAAGCTATTGCCCAACAGCAAAAGATGATAGATCTTTTGAATGAGCGCAAGCAGATTATCATCAATAATGCAGTAACAAAAGGGCTTAATCCTGATGTTCCAATGAAAAATAGTGGGGTGGAGTGGATTGGGAAGATTCCTAAACATTGGACAACTATAAGACTAGGATATTGCGCATGGATAAGAGCTCGTTTAGGTTGGAAGGGACTAAAATCTGATGAATATGTAGATAACGGGTATCCCTTTTTGTCTGCATTTAATATCGTTAATAATAAGTTAGATTGGAATAAGCTTAATTATATAAATAAATTCAGATACGAAGAATCTCCTGAAATTAAATTAAGAATTGGAGATATACTTTTAGTAAAAGATGGTGCAGGAATAGGAAAATGTGCACGTGTAGATAGTCTTCCTTTAGGAGAAGCTACTGCTAATGGTTCTTTGGCTTTTATTACAGCGAATGAGAGAGTTTACTATAAGTTTCTTCATTATTATATTATAAGTAATAGCTTTAATAAGTATAAAGATTTACTCATAACCGGTATGGGGGTACCCCATTTAACTCAAGGAGAAATAAAAAATATGATGTTACCAATTCCTCCTCTTAATGAGCAATATATTATTGTCCAAAGATTAGATAAGAATATTAATGTTATAGATAATATTTTAGAACATTATTTGCAACAGATAACTTTCCTTCAAGAGCGTAAGCGAATAATAATCAATGATGTAGTAACTGGAAAAGTGAAAGTGTCATGA
- a CDS encoding type I restriction-modification system subunit M, protein MDSSYSQIVALIWNIADDVLRDVFLRGQYRDVILPMVVLRRLDALLEPTKEDVEEEIKESGVDNIDEGVLKDITRLSYFNTSKWTLNRLKSQASDNNDILYDNFVEYLNGYSENVRDVLRNFEYYTKARKLADNDRLLSIIERITDPRINLTDKNTIDPDGLPLPALTNVGMGTVFEELLRRFNEENNEEAGEHFTPRDAISLLAHLVFEPVKENLPKIITLYDPACGSGGMLTESREYLLDLGVRSAAIQLSGTEINPETYAICKSDLIIKGVDPSGIHWGNTITDNSFSDKSFGYMITNPPYGKSWKEDKKKIYHEKMLLDHRFELTLTNYVGEEEVLDSTPRTSDGQLLFLLEEVDKMKPLEFQPQGSRIASIHNGSSLFTGDAGSGESNIRRYLIEKDLVEAIIQLPNNIFYNTGISTYVWMLTNKKKDNRKGKVQLIDASQAFEKLRKNQGSRNCTIEPYRTDILRVYTDFVEQEANEELKVGSKIFDDDDFRYYNVTIERPLRLRCQFNSLKIDEMLYDSSDIEVSKWLYNTYKDRVFSGLDSEIPTIKEYLNDQDIKITDKKLNKLISAKAWKDRQRLMIAAKVLMKDMGTDVYMDYNLFSAKVNATAKVLKLETSAAELKTICRAMSVTDSKATPVVKKEHKVNSKDVVMLLETYGVPEEKLSDYGYHSVKKGMYVEFESDSELRDSEKIPVKEDIYDYFQREVRPYVEDAWINLPQTKIGCEISFNKYFYKPTPLRSLEENERDIIALDEQSQGFIKSLFKQM, encoded by the coding sequence ATGGATAGTTCATATAGTCAAATAGTTGCACTCATCTGGAATATCGCAGATGATGTTTTGAGGGATGTCTTTCTTAGAGGACAGTATCGTGATGTGATATTACCTATGGTTGTTTTGCGCCGTCTTGATGCACTTTTGGAACCAACGAAAGAAGACGTAGAGGAAGAAATAAAAGAAAGTGGAGTTGATAATATAGACGAGGGAGTTTTGAAAGACATTACAAGGCTCAGTTACTTTAATACAAGTAAGTGGACCCTAAACCGTTTGAAGTCTCAGGCTTCGGATAATAATGATATTTTATACGATAACTTTGTAGAATATCTGAACGGTTATAGTGAGAATGTCCGTGATGTGCTTCGTAACTTTGAATATTACACTAAAGCACGAAAATTGGCCGACAATGACAGACTGCTTTCCATTATTGAGCGTATAACTGATCCAAGAATTAATCTAACCGATAAGAATACTATCGATCCTGATGGCTTGCCTTTACCGGCATTAACCAATGTGGGTATGGGAACTGTCTTTGAGGAATTGCTTCGTCGATTCAATGAGGAAAATAACGAGGAAGCGGGAGAACACTTTACACCAAGAGATGCGATTTCTCTTTTGGCGCATTTGGTCTTTGAACCCGTAAAGGAGAACCTCCCTAAGATTATAACACTATATGATCCGGCATGTGGTTCAGGTGGTATGCTAACCGAAAGTCGTGAATATTTACTTGATTTAGGAGTACGAAGTGCTGCTATTCAGCTATCTGGTACAGAAATAAACCCAGAGACGTATGCTATCTGTAAATCAGATCTTATCATAAAAGGTGTGGACCCAAGCGGCATACATTGGGGTAATACAATTACAGATAATAGCTTTTCAGACAAGTCTTTCGGATATATGATAACTAATCCTCCTTATGGTAAATCATGGAAGGAGGATAAAAAGAAAATATATCATGAAAAGATGCTTCTTGACCATCGTTTCGAACTGACTCTTACCAATTATGTTGGTGAAGAAGAAGTTTTAGATTCCACACCACGTACATCGGATGGACAGTTGCTTTTCCTTTTGGAAGAAGTTGATAAGATGAAACCTCTAGAATTTCAACCACAGGGAAGTCGTATAGCTTCTATCCATAATGGTTCGTCTTTATTTACAGGTGATGCTGGTAGTGGAGAGAGCAATATACGCCGTTATCTTATTGAAAAAGACTTGGTTGAAGCTATCATACAATTACCTAACAATATCTTTTACAATACGGGTATTTCTACTTATGTGTGGATGCTGACCAACAAAAAAAAGGATAACAGAAAAGGAAAGGTGCAGCTTATAGATGCTTCACAAGCTTTTGAAAAACTAAGAAAGAATCAAGGCTCAAGAAATTGCACAATTGAGCCTTATCGTACGGATATTTTAAGGGTCTATACAGATTTCGTTGAACAAGAAGCTAACGAGGAACTGAAAGTGGGGTCTAAGATTTTCGACGACGACGATTTCCGTTATTACAATGTAACTATTGAACGTCCGTTGCGTCTTCGCTGTCAGTTTAATTCGTTAAAGATTGATGAAATGCTTTATGATAGCAGTGATATTGAAGTAAGTAAGTGGTTGTATAATACTTATAAAGATAGAGTTTTTTCAGGTTTGGATTCAGAAATTCCAACTATAAAAGAATATCTGAATGATCAGGATATTAAGATAACCGATAAGAAACTAAATAAACTCATTTCGGCAAAGGCATGGAAAGACCGTCAGCGATTGATGATTGCTGCTAAGGTCTTGATGAAGGATATGGGTACGGATGTTTATATGGATTATAATCTATTCTCCGCCAAAGTGAATGCTACCGCTAAGGTGCTGAAACTTGAAACAAGTGCTGCCGAATTGAAAACTATATGCAGAGCGATGTCTGTAACAGATTCGAAAGCTACGCCTGTTGTAAAGAAAGAGCATAAGGTTAACAGTAAGGATGTCGTAATGCTTTTGGAAACTTATGGTGTACCAGAAGAAAAACTTTCTGATTATGGCTATCACTCAGTAAAAAAAGGCATGTATGTGGAATTTGAATCCGATAGTGAACTTCGTGATAGTGAAAAAATACCGGTAAAAGAAGATATCTACGATTATTTCCAACGTGAAGTTCGTCCATATGTTGAGGATGCATGGATTAATCTGCCGCAGACTAAGATAGGATGTGAAATATCTTTCAATAAGTATTTTTATAAGCCAACTCCTTTACGTTCACTTGAAGAGAATGAACGGGATATTATTGCTTTGGATGAACAAAGTCAAGGCTTTATTAAATCGCTATTCAAACAGATGTAA
- a CDS encoding PIN domain-containing protein — protein MKALLDTNIIIHREANKIVSQDIGILYRWLDRGKYTKCIHSATIEEIKKNPNKETVKLFLVKLDSYETIEIPSPIQDEVKKISESYDRTENDLIDTSLLNEVFVGRVDILITEDKKIHKKANALGIQDKVYTIDSFLERTFAEHPDLVNYKVLNVQKIKFGQLSLEDPFFDSLKADYIGFDKWFIKKYDNEAYITINSNNGMLLSFLYLKVEDENESYMDITPMFSPKKRLKIGTFKVISNGFRLGERFIKIIFDNALKNHVQEIYVTIYDKRPEQRRLIELLEQWGFTLWGKKNEELVYIRDFSPKYDVKDIKGCFPYISREQQAYIVPIYPEYHTELLPDSILNTESPQEFIEDFPHRNSINKVYVSRALEPYPKVGDILIFYRTGGLYKSVITTIGVVQELKFEFKDEEDFISYCRKKSVYPEQELRNMWKYSIRHPFVVNFLYVYSFPHRINMQKLIDLKVLSGINDAPRGFKPITKEQFEIILKETKSDESFIIN, from the coding sequence ATGAAAGCCTTATTAGATACCAATATTATTATTCATAGAGAAGCAAATAAAATTGTGTCTCAAGATATAGGTATTCTTTATCGTTGGTTGGATAGAGGAAAATATACAAAATGTATTCATTCTGCAACTATTGAAGAGATAAAGAAAAATCCCAATAAAGAAACGGTTAAGCTTTTCTTGGTAAAGTTAGACAGTTATGAGACAATAGAGATACCTTCACCTATACAAGATGAAGTAAAAAAGATCTCTGAAAGCTATGATCGTACGGAAAATGACTTAATTGATACTTCTTTGTTGAATGAAGTATTTGTCGGACGTGTGGATATATTAATCACTGAAGACAAAAAAATTCATAAAAAAGCTAATGCTTTAGGGATTCAAGACAAGGTTTATACGATAGATTCTTTCTTGGAAAGAACTTTTGCAGAACACCCTGATTTAGTTAATTATAAAGTTCTTAATGTCCAAAAAATAAAATTTGGACAGCTCAGTCTTGAAGATCCTTTTTTTGATAGTTTAAAAGCTGATTATATTGGCTTTGATAAATGGTTCATAAAAAAATATGATAATGAGGCATATATTACTATAAATTCAAATAATGGGATGCTTTTGTCTTTCCTCTATTTAAAGGTGGAAGATGAAAATGAAAGTTATATGGATATAACCCCTATGTTCTCGCCTAAAAAACGATTAAAAATTGGTACTTTCAAAGTTATAAGTAACGGTTTTAGGTTAGGTGAAAGATTTATTAAAATAATTTTTGATAATGCTTTGAAAAATCATGTTCAAGAAATATATGTAACCATTTATGATAAACGTCCTGAACAAAGACGATTAATTGAATTATTGGAACAATGGGGATTCACTTTGTGGGGGAAGAAGAATGAAGAACTGGTATATATTAGGGATTTCTCACCTAAATATGATGTAAAGGATATTAAAGGCTGTTTCCCTTATATTTCAAGAGAGCAACAAGCATATATAGTCCCTATATATCCTGAATATCATACAGAACTTCTTCCAGATTCTATTTTAAATACAGAATCACCGCAAGAGTTTATTGAAGATTTTCCTCATCGTAACAGTATTAATAAAGTATATGTCTCAAGGGCTCTTGAACCTTATCCGAAAGTTGGAGACATTTTAATTTTCTATCGTACGGGAGGATTATATAAAAGTGTTATTACTACGATAGGAGTAGTGCAGGAACTTAAATTTGAGTTTAAAGATGAAGAAGATTTTATTTCATATTGTCGAAAAAAAAGTGTTTACCCAGAACAGGAGTTGAGGAACATGTGGAAGTATTCGATAAGACATCCTTTTGTTGTAAACTTTTTGTATGTATATTCTTTCCCGCATAGAATCAATATGCAAAAATTGATAGATCTAAAAGTTTTATCAGGTATAAACGATGCACCAAGAGGATTCAAACCGATAACAAAAGAACAATTTGAAATTATTTTGAAAGAGACAAAAAGTGATGAAAGTTTTATTATCAATTAA
- a CDS encoding MobC family plasmid mobilization relaxosome protein, with protein MDKKNTVTIRLTDEQFGWLRALSRRSKRSQSEVVRSLIEHGTVRERITRENLDIIRKLIGESTNLNQLARRANAYGFYRVADECSTAVQQISQLIKQLKDDR; from the coding sequence ATGGACAAGAAAAATACAGTAACAATCCGTCTTACAGACGAACAATTCGGTTGGCTCAGAGCACTCAGCCGACGCAGTAAACGCAGTCAAAGCGAAGTAGTGCGTTCACTCATCGAACACGGTACGGTGCGCGAACGAATTACGAGAGAAAATCTTGATATCATCCGAAAACTGATTGGCGAAAGCACGAACCTGAATCAACTTGCCAGACGAGCCAATGCTTACGGTTTTTATCGTGTGGCCGATGAGTGCAGTACCGCCGTTCAACAGATTTCACAACTCATAAAACAGCTCAAGGATGATAGGTAA